A genomic window from Streptomyces broussonetiae includes:
- a CDS encoding HAD-IIB family hydrolase, whose translation MRENGRVTSATRQPGTPAAATPPRLIATDLDGTLLRDDKSVSPRTVAALAAAEDAGIEVFFVTGRPARWMGVVSDHVHGHGLAICGNGAAVVDLHGGPGAHRFVKVRELARANALDSVCLLREAAPGTVFAIEQTYGFHQEPDYPQLHMEIPDNLLPAEQLLAPDGPETGQPVLKILAYHPDLDPDAFLTLARIAIGDRATVTRSSPSALLELSGPDVSKASTLALCCAERGISHEEVVAFGDMPNDLEMLTWAGRSYAMGNAHPDVLAAASGRTVANNEDGVAVVIEQLLAERF comes from the coding sequence ATGCGCGAGAATGGCCGGGTGACCTCAGCGACCAGACAGCCCGGGACCCCTGCCGCCGCCACACCCCCGCGGCTGATCGCCACCGATCTCGACGGCACGCTGCTGCGTGACGACAAGTCGGTCTCCCCGCGGACCGTCGCCGCGCTCGCCGCCGCCGAGGATGCGGGCATCGAGGTCTTCTTCGTCACCGGCCGCCCGGCCCGCTGGATGGGCGTGGTCAGCGATCACGTCCACGGCCACGGCCTGGCGATCTGCGGGAACGGCGCCGCCGTGGTCGACCTGCACGGTGGCCCCGGCGCCCACCGGTTCGTGAAGGTGCGCGAACTGGCCCGCGCCAACGCCCTGGACTCCGTATGCCTGCTGCGCGAGGCGGCGCCCGGCACGGTGTTCGCAATCGAGCAGACCTACGGCTTCCACCAGGAGCCGGACTATCCCCAGTTGCACATGGAGATACCGGACAACCTCCTGCCCGCCGAGCAACTCCTCGCCCCCGACGGCCCGGAAACCGGGCAGCCCGTGCTCAAGATCCTGGCCTATCACCCGGATCTCGACCCCGACGCCTTCCTCACGCTCGCCCGGATCGCGATCGGCGACCGCGCCACCGTCACCCGCTCCAGCCCCAGCGCCCTGCTGGAACTGAGCGGCCCCGACGTCTCCAAGGCCAGCACGCTCGCCCTGTGCTGCGCCGAGCGCGGCATCTCGCACGAGGAGGTCGTGGCCTTCGGTGACATGCCCAACGACCTCGAGATGCTGACCTGGGCCGGCCGGTCGTACGCGATGGGCAACGCCCACCCGGACGTCCTCGCCGCCGCGTCGGGCCGTACGGTCGCCAACAACGAGGACGGTGTGGCGGTCGTGATCGAGCAGTTGCTGGCCGAACGTTTCTAG
- a CDS encoding SDR family oxidoreductase: MTLKGARERRVATGGVELCVAELGDPEQPTVVLVHGYPDSKEVWSEVAGRLADRFHVVLYDVRGHGRSTAPQPLRGGFTLPKLTDDFLAVVDAVSPDRPVHLVGHDWGSVQSWEFVTVGRTEGRIASFTSISGPSLDHFGHWINARVKRPTPRRVGQLLGQGAKSWYVYLLHTPALPELAWHGPLGRRWPKILERVEQVPGGSYPTASLSSDAAHGAWLYRDNVRPRLTRPRPDAYAHAPVQLITPQGDAFLSERLYDDLEQWVPQLTRRTLPARHWVPRTRPDQIASWIEEFIVSVDGGRPEQKATGRHADRFGGQLVLVTGAGSGIGRATAFAFAEAGARVVAVDRDAEAAVRTAELSRLIGAPEAWAETADVSDEQAMEKLAEKVHRTYGVLDVLVNNAGVGLSGSFFATTTDDWHKVLDVNLWGVIHGCRLFGARMSERAQGGHIVNIASAAAYQPSRALPAYSTSKAAVLMLSECLRAELAGQGIGVSAICPGFVNTNITSTTRFAGVDEAEERRRQKTTSRLYGMRNYPPEKVAEAVLDAVARDRAVVPVTPEARGAHLMSRFLPGVLRRLARVEPRL, encoded by the coding sequence GTGACGCTGAAGGGTGCGCGGGAGCGCAGGGTGGCGACCGGCGGGGTCGAGCTGTGCGTGGCCGAGCTGGGCGATCCGGAGCAGCCGACGGTGGTGCTGGTGCACGGCTACCCGGACAGCAAGGAGGTCTGGTCGGAGGTGGCCGGCCGCCTGGCCGACCGCTTCCACGTGGTGCTGTACGACGTCCGGGGCCACGGCCGCTCGACGGCGCCGCAGCCGCTGCGCGGCGGCTTCACGCTGCCCAAGCTGACCGACGACTTCCTGGCCGTGGTGGACGCGGTCAGCCCGGACCGGCCGGTGCACCTGGTGGGGCACGACTGGGGCTCGGTGCAGTCGTGGGAGTTCGTCACGGTGGGCCGCACGGAGGGCCGTATCGCCTCCTTCACCTCGATCTCCGGCCCGTCCCTGGACCACTTCGGGCACTGGATCAACGCGCGCGTGAAGCGGCCGACGCCCCGCCGCGTGGGCCAGCTCCTCGGCCAGGGCGCCAAGTCCTGGTACGTGTACCTGCTGCACACGCCCGCCCTGCCCGAGCTGGCCTGGCACGGCCCCCTCGGCAGGCGCTGGCCGAAGATTCTGGAGCGGGTCGAGCAGGTCCCCGGCGGCAGCTACCCCACCGCCTCCCTCTCCTCCGACGCGGCGCACGGCGCCTGGCTGTACCGGGACAACGTCCGCCCCCGGCTGACCAGGCCCCGCCCGGACGCCTACGCGCACGCGCCCGTGCAGCTCATCACGCCCCAGGGGGACGCGTTCCTGTCCGAGCGGCTCTACGACGACCTGGAGCAGTGGGTGCCGCAGCTGACCCGCCGCACGCTCCCGGCCAGGCACTGGGTACCGCGCACCCGGCCCGACCAAATCGCCTCCTGGATCGAGGAGTTCATCGTGTCCGTCGACGGAGGGCGCCCCGAGCAGAAGGCGACCGGCCGCCACGCCGACCGGTTCGGCGGGCAGTTGGTGCTGGTCACCGGGGCGGGCAGCGGCATCGGGCGGGCCACGGCGTTCGCCTTCGCGGAGGCCGGCGCGCGCGTGGTCGCCGTCGACCGCGACGCCGAGGCCGCCGTACGCACCGCCGAGCTGTCCCGGCTGATCGGCGCGCCCGAGGCCTGGGCGGAGACCGCGGACGTCTCCGACGAGCAGGCGATGGAGAAGCTCGCCGAGAAGGTGCACCGCACGTACGGCGTGCTGGACGTGCTGGTCAACAACGCGGGCGTCGGCCTGTCGGGCTCCTTCTTCGCCACCACGACCGACGACTGGCACAAGGTCCTGGACGTGAACCTGTGGGGCGTGATCCACGGCTGCCGGCTGTTCGGCGCCCGGATGAGCGAGCGCGCCCAGGGCGGCCACATCGTCAACATCGCCTCGGCAGCGGCCTATCAGCCCTCCCGCGCCCTGCCGGCCTACAGCACCTCCAAGGCGGCGGTGCTGATGCTCTCCGAGTGCCTGCGCGCCGAACTCGCCGGACAGGGCATCGGGGTGAGCGCGATCTGCCCCGGCTTCGTCAACACCAACATCACCTCCACGACCCGCTTCGCCGGGGTCGACGAGGCGGAGGAGCGACGCCGGCAGAAGACCACGTCCCGGCTGTACGGCATGCGCAACTACCCGCCGGAGAAGGTGGCCGAGGCCGTCCTGGACGCGGTGGCCCGCGACAGGGCGGTGGTTCCGGTGACCCCGGAGGCGCGTGGCGCCCACCTCATGTCCCGTTTCCTGCCAGGGGTGTTGCGGCGACTCGCGCGCGTGGAGCCGAGGCTGTGA
- a CDS encoding LLM class flavin-dependent oxidoreductase, translating into MTLRLSTVILPYRRWSEGARSAWIRAEQLGFHTAYTYDHLSWRSFRDGPWFGAIPTLTAAAGVTERLRLGTLVTSPNFRHPVTLAKELISLDDISGGRITLGIGAGGTGFDATALGQEPWSPRERADRLAEFVPLLDRLLSEDAVTYEGRFYSADEARNIPGCVQRPRLPFAVAATGPRGLGLAARHGQAWVTTGDPKLYENGTPEQSVQALRGQLGKLAEACAAVGRDVAELDKILLTGFTPDRSGPLQSLDAFVDFAGRHRDLGFTEIVIHWPIPDSDFAADEKVFEQIAMEGLAQLG; encoded by the coding sequence ATGACTCTGCGTCTGAGCACCGTGATCCTGCCCTACCGCCGCTGGAGCGAAGGCGCCCGCTCGGCCTGGATACGGGCCGAGCAGCTCGGCTTCCACACCGCGTACACCTACGACCACCTGTCCTGGCGCAGCTTCCGCGACGGCCCGTGGTTCGGTGCGATACCGACGCTGACCGCCGCCGCCGGCGTGACCGAGCGGCTGCGCCTGGGCACGCTCGTGACCTCGCCGAACTTCCGGCATCCGGTGACCCTCGCCAAGGAGCTGATCTCCCTCGACGACATCTCCGGCGGCCGGATCACCCTCGGCATAGGCGCGGGCGGCACCGGCTTCGACGCGACCGCCCTGGGCCAGGAGCCGTGGAGCCCGCGCGAGCGCGCCGACCGGCTCGCCGAGTTCGTGCCACTGCTCGACCGGCTGCTCAGCGAGGATGCGGTGACGTACGAGGGCAGGTTCTACTCGGCGGACGAGGCGCGGAACATCCCGGGCTGTGTGCAGCGGCCCCGGCTGCCGTTCGCGGTGGCGGCGACCGGCCCGCGCGGCCTCGGGCTCGCCGCCCGGCACGGGCAGGCATGGGTGACCACGGGCGACCCGAAGCTGTACGAGAACGGCACCCCGGAGCAGTCCGTCCAGGCCCTGCGCGGGCAGCTCGGCAAGCTGGCCGAGGCCTGCGCGGCCGTCGGGCGGGACGTGGCCGAGCTGGACAAGATCCTGCTCACCGGCTTCACCCCGGACCGCTCCGGGCCGCTGCAGTCCCTGGACGCCTTCGTGGACTTCGCCGGGCGCCACCGCGATCTGGGCTTCACCGAGATCGTGATCCACTGGCCCATCCCGGACTCCGACTTCGCCGCGGACGAGAAGGTCTTCGAGCAGATCGCCATGGAGGGGCTCGCTCAACTGGGCTGA
- a CDS encoding RNA 2'-phosphotransferase, which produces MSERHAARPSDERRTVKVSKYLSKHLRHQPERIGIAPDPAGWVEIDVLMAAAAAHGFPFTRAELDHVVATNDKRRFAVEGGRIRASQGHSIEVDLGLPPASPPPYLYHGTVARSLDAIRVQGLRPMNRHDVHLSADRETATRVGARRGRPVVLTVDAGAMHRDGHVFHVSANGVWLTNAVPPRYLRFPGPR; this is translated from the coding sequence ATGAGCGAAAGGCATGCCGCAAGACCCTCCGACGAACGACGCACCGTGAAGGTGTCGAAGTACCTCTCCAAGCACCTGCGCCACCAGCCGGAGCGGATCGGGATCGCCCCGGACCCGGCGGGCTGGGTGGAGATCGACGTCCTGATGGCCGCGGCCGCCGCCCACGGTTTCCCGTTCACGCGCGCGGAGCTGGACCACGTGGTGGCCACCAACGACAAGCGGCGCTTCGCGGTCGAGGGGGGCAGAATCCGCGCCAGCCAGGGCCACAGCATCGAGGTCGACCTCGGTCTGCCCCCGGCGTCCCCGCCGCCGTACCTCTACCACGGCACCGTCGCCCGCAGCCTGGACGCAATCCGCGTGCAGGGGCTCAGGCCCATGAACCGGCACGACGTCCACCTGTCCGCCGACCGCGAGACCGCCACCCGAGTCGGTGCCCGCCGCGGCCGGCCCGTGGTGCTCACCGTGGACGCCGGCGCCATGCACCGCGACGGCCATGTGTTCCACGTCAGCGCCAACGGCGTCTGGCTGACCAATGCCGTTCCGCCGCGCTACCTGCGGTTTCCCGGCCCCCGCTGA
- a CDS encoding M24 family metallopeptidase, with amino-acid sequence MTTAVSSEPSVELRGFRRVQRLAYECAEAVAARLEPGVTEHEAARMQREWLRERGVRDWFHLPFAWFGDRTAFVDFRIPLQFFPTDRALEPGMPFILDMAPVHEGYTADIGYSGSLGVNPVQDRLMADLEAHRELILREARERRPLREIYEDVDRLMVRQGYANRHRAYPFGVIAHKVDRVKQRRFSPHLFGFGTQSLKGLAADALHGHREGWSPLWSPYRFSDHPPQPGLWAVEPHLGFRGTGAKFEEILVVTDSRDPEQGAFWLDDDLPHVRRWAEEK; translated from the coding sequence ATGACGACGGCAGTGAGCAGCGAACCCTCCGTGGAACTGCGGGGGTTCAGGCGGGTGCAGCGCCTCGCCTACGAGTGCGCGGAGGCGGTCGCAGCGCGTCTGGAGCCCGGCGTGACCGAGCACGAGGCGGCGCGGATGCAGCGCGAGTGGCTGCGCGAGCGCGGGGTGCGGGACTGGTTCCACCTGCCCTTCGCCTGGTTCGGGGACCGCACGGCGTTCGTGGACTTCCGCATCCCCCTGCAGTTCTTCCCGACCGACCGCGCCCTGGAGCCCGGAATGCCGTTCATCCTGGACATGGCGCCGGTGCACGAGGGATACACCGCGGACATCGGCTACTCGGGCTCGCTGGGCGTCAACCCGGTGCAGGACCGGCTGATGGCCGACCTGGAGGCGCACCGGGAGCTGATCCTGCGCGAGGCGCGCGAGCGGCGCCCGCTGCGCGAGATCTACGAGGACGTGGACCGGCTCATGGTCCGCCAGGGCTACGCCAACCGGCATCGCGCGTACCCGTTCGGTGTGATCGCCCACAAGGTGGACCGGGTGAAGCAGCGCCGGTTCTCCCCGCATTTGTTCGGGTTCGGTACGCAGTCCCTCAAGGGCTTGGCCGCCGACGCGCTGCACGGCCACCGCGAGGGCTGGTCGCCCCTGTGGTCGCCGTACCGCTTCTCCGACCACCCGCCGCAGCCGGGCCTGTGGGCGGTCGAACCCCACCTCGGCTTCAGGGGTACGGGCGCGAAGTTCGAGGAGATCCTCGTGGTCACCGACTCGAGGGATCCCGAACAGGGCGCTTTCTGGCTGGACGACGACCTGCCGCACGTGCGGCGCTGGGCGGAGGAGAAGTGA
- a CDS encoding MerR family transcriptional regulator, with product MTEAAPVRTYRIEDLAHHTATTVRTIRAYQDRGLLPRPERRGRANLYSEAHVTRLHQIAHLLDRGYTLASIKELLEAWDTGRGLGGVLGLVTEVEGPWTDERPDRVTRAELDARFGGTPDDNAVAEAVELGVLERIDGDPDMFLVPSPQELSVAVELHAAGVPLSAISGHLRELRGQVEHIAARFLEFTTEYVFARYLEDPGRRTDAHAAEAAALVRRLRPLAQQTMEAELARAMRTLATRHLRTRLVTEESTEESGPTRCVPLPAETITAVEKLVGQSRVAEFIALAAEREARARVLDRLAAPPLLDKELRESP from the coding sequence ATGACCGAAGCGGCGCCCGTGCGGACGTACCGCATCGAGGATCTCGCGCACCACACCGCCACGACGGTCCGGACCATCCGCGCCTACCAGGACCGCGGTCTGCTCCCCCGGCCCGAGCGCCGGGGCCGCGCCAACCTCTACTCCGAGGCACACGTCACCCGGCTGCACCAGATCGCCCACCTCCTCGACCGCGGCTACACCCTGGCCTCCATCAAGGAGCTGCTGGAGGCCTGGGACACCGGCCGGGGCCTCGGCGGGGTGCTCGGTCTGGTCACCGAGGTGGAGGGTCCCTGGACGGACGAGCGCCCCGACCGTGTCACCCGCGCCGAACTGGACGCCCGCTTCGGCGGCACACCGGACGACAATGCCGTGGCGGAGGCGGTCGAGCTGGGCGTCCTGGAGCGGATCGACGGCGACCCCGACATGTTCCTGGTGCCGAGCCCCCAAGAGCTGTCCGTGGCGGTCGAGTTGCATGCGGCAGGGGTGCCCCTGTCCGCGATCTCCGGCCATCTGCGGGAGTTGAGGGGGCAGGTCGAGCACATCGCCGCCCGTTTCCTGGAGTTCACCACCGAGTACGTCTTCGCCCGCTACCTGGAGGATCCCGGGCGCCGCACGGACGCGCACGCGGCGGAGGCGGCCGCACTCGTGCGCCGGCTGCGACCTCTGGCCCAGCAGACGATGGAGGCCGAACTGGCGCGCGCCATGCGCACCTTGGCGACACGGCACCTTCGCACACGCCTGGTCACCGAGGAGTCCACGGAGGAGTCCGGCCCGACCCGTTGCGTTCCCCTCCCCGCCGAGACGATCACCGCTGTGGAAAAGCTTGTTGGGCAGAGCCGAGTCGCCGAGTTCATCGCACTGGCAGCCGAACGAGAGGCGAGAGCACGTGTGTTGGATCGTCTCGCTGCACCTCCCCTTCTGGACAAGGAACTTCGCGAATCACCCTAA